The genome window ATGAAATGGGTTTCGCCGTCGGTGCCCAGCGTTTGCCTGACTTCCCGCCCGTATTCGCGGCGCTCGGTTTTGGTCATGCCTTCCCAGGTGCCTTCCTGGCAGTACACCGCCGGAAACGCGCTGAAGGTGTCGCGGCAGCGGGTCGGGCGCACCTCGTAGCGGGTACACGCGCCGTCTGCGCCCAGCAGCGGACAGTAGCCGACGTTGAGGCGGTGGCGGCTGACATAGTCATCCTCGCTCGGCGCGGTGCGGGCGTTGTGAATGACTTTGCGGGCGTGTTTTTCGACTTTACGGGCTTCTTCAGGCGTTAGGACGCTGGCGATCAGGGCCGCTTCGGCAAGGCTCAGGCGAATCGGCATGTTGCAGCAGCCAAAGCAGCCCGCGCCGCAGTAGACCTGCCCGCCCGCCGCCTTGAACTCTTGCAAAAATTGGCCTGCCTCACCTTCATAGCGGGCGTAAGCGGCTCGGACGGTTTGGAGGAGAGCTGGAGAAGTCATAGGAGCAAGATAGTGCGCCTGCCTTGATTATTTTGAGGCGGGCCATACGTCAGCTCGGGAGTAAAGGTGAGTAGCCCAAAACTTGCCTTCTGATGCTGCTTATGCAAAGTACCGAGAGGGCTTTATTTCTTATCAATTAGACTTATTTACTAATTACTTCGGTACGATGACGCTGAGATTTTGAAGCGCCAACAGGGCGTCGCCGTTGGTTTCGAATCGTGTAAGGCTCTGAATCGCCGCTGCCACTCCCTTGGTGAAATTCTGGGCTTTGAGAACATCTTGAAAATCGCTGGGAATACTGAAGCTGCCATCGTCGCGGGCCGTACAAAAGAAGGATATTTCCTTTTGGCCGACAAGGAAGACCACCACTGCCGCTGGATCGTTGGTGGCTCCTGTCCAAGTAAATTGGGTAGTTGCCGTTACTGCTTTCAGGTCAACGGGAGCGGTGATTTTGAAAGCCGATTTGGGTACGAAGAAGGGTACATCGGTGAAGGCTGGAAAGCCGCCCG of Deinococcus detaillensis contains these proteins:
- a CDS encoding YkgJ family cysteine cluster protein, which gives rise to MTSPALLQTVRAAYARYEGEAGQFLQEFKAAGGQVYCGAGCFGCCNMPIRLSLAEAALIASVLTPEEARKVEKHARKVIHNARTAPSEDDYVSRHRLNVGYCPLLGADGACTRYEVRPTRCRDTFSAFPAVYCQEGTWEGMTKTERREYGREVRQTLGTDGETHFIAPLEEMSEPIWTSCSRAMQKAWNLEAWGDFWVLTTLAANPTFMAAIERGNKGAALREARQAGLEHPEVIEFA